In uncultured Methanobacterium sp., a genomic segment contains:
- the idsA gene encoding short chain isoprenyl diphosphate synthase IdsA: METKLEVTEILKRYSADIDQEMNRALETVDPETLLQASEHLVKAGGKKLRPSLAILSAEAVGGTVKSALKTGAAVELIHTFSLIHDDIMDQDEKRRGKPSVHVIWGEPMAILAGDTLFSKAFASVMQSEDDGVTPELILPALHTVVDSCVKICEGQAMDMGFTERMDVSEEEYMIMIYKKTAALIAAATKAGAILGGGSPEQVEALAEYGRLIGLAFQIQDDYLDVASSEEDLGKPVGSDIVEGKMTLLVVHALSQASEEDKKRLHVILKEDGDENVSEAVEILEKYGSIEYAWKVARENVNLAKELLINNLDDSPSRDALFLIADFVLERIN, encoded by the coding sequence ATGGAAACAAAACTGGAAGTAACTGAGATTCTCAAAAGATACTCTGCAGATATAGATCAGGAGATGAACCGGGCACTGGAAACAGTGGACCCTGAAACACTCCTCCAAGCATCAGAACATCTTGTAAAAGCTGGTGGAAAAAAACTCAGACCATCACTGGCGATTTTAAGCGCAGAAGCCGTGGGTGGCACGGTTAAATCCGCCCTTAAAACAGGAGCAGCCGTGGAACTAATCCACACCTTCAGTTTGATTCATGACGATATCATGGATCAGGATGAGAAAAGAAGGGGCAAACCATCGGTACATGTAATATGGGGAGAACCAATGGCCATCTTAGCCGGGGACACTCTCTTCTCCAAGGCATTTGCCTCGGTAATGCAGAGTGAAGATGATGGGGTAACACCAGAACTGATATTACCCGCACTTCACACCGTGGTGGATAGCTGTGTGAAGATCTGTGAAGGTCAGGCAATGGACATGGGCTTTACCGAGCGCATGGATGTCAGTGAAGAAGAATACATGATCATGATCTACAAGAAAACCGCAGCACTCATTGCCGCAGCCACCAAAGCAGGAGCCATACTCGGCGGGGGATCACCAGAACAGGTGGAAGCCCTGGCTGAATACGGGAGACTCATAGGTCTGGCATTCCAGATACAGGATGACTACCTGGATGTGGCTAGTTCTGAAGAAGACCTGGGAAAACCAGTGGGCAGTGACATAGTCGAGGGTAAAATGACCCTCCTGGTGGTGCACGCACTCAGCCAGGCCAGTGAAGAGGACAAGAAACGGTTACATGTAATCCTCAAGGAAGATGGGGATGAAAACGTTTCAGAAGCCGTGGAGATACTGGAAAAATATGGATCTATAGAGTACGCATGGAAGGTAGCTCGGGAAAACGTTAACTTGGCAAAAGAACTGTTGATTAATAATTTAGATGATAGTCCATCCAGAGATGCACTCTTCCTGATAGCGGACTTTGTACTGGAACGCATTAACTAA